The proteins below come from a single Tenuifilum thalassicum genomic window:
- a CDS encoding tRNA/rRNA methyltransferase: MNISFILVEPAVPENVGAAARAIKTMGFSDFRLVNPCDYLSVDARKLAHGSNDILENAQVFNNLEEALYDIDFAFATSARDRWVKLDIIDSHQLTQFINDKGDTISNIAIVFGREESGLTNQEINLCQRVTTVPLKTKYPSLNLAQSVMVYAYILSELNESETKSTNSTNEQSFKALVNKVNKIMNEIELGAKTLIHGRVMERLSELSEKDIKLLHSVTAELIKKLSK; the protein is encoded by the coding sequence ATGAATATTTCATTTATACTTGTTGAGCCTGCTGTTCCAGAGAATGTAGGAGCAGCTGCACGCGCCATAAAAACCATGGGTTTTTCTGATTTTCGACTAGTAAATCCATGCGACTACCTTTCGGTAGATGCACGTAAGCTTGCCCATGGCTCTAATGATATTTTGGAGAACGCACAAGTTTTTAATAATCTCGAGGAAGCATTATATGATATTGATTTTGCGTTTGCCACATCGGCCCGCGACCGATGGGTGAAGCTTGACATTATAGATAGCCATCAACTCACTCAATTCATCAATGATAAAGGCGATACCATCTCCAATATTGCCATAGTATTTGGGCGTGAAGAATCGGGGCTTACCAATCAAGAAATCAATCTGTGCCAAAGGGTTACAACTGTTCCGCTTAAAACCAAATATCCATCGCTTAACCTGGCACAATCGGTAATGGTTTATGCCTATATACTATCGGAGTTAAATGAATCTGAAACCAAATCCACTAACTCAACTAACGAGCAATCGTTTAAAGCATTGGTTAACAAGGTTAATAAGATAATGAATGAGATTGAACTTGGAGCCAAGACGCTAATTCATGGCAGGGTAATGGAGCGTCTTAGTGAGCTTAGTGAAAAAGATATTAAGCTACTTCATTCAGTTACCGCTGAACTAATAAAAAAGTTGTCAAAGTAG